From a region of the Microterricola gilva genome:
- a CDS encoding DUF5979 domain-containing protein: protein MSTPTARSSAPAHRAPRRRRASLPSFAAAMLSIVALVAGALVITPATVAAELDGTITVAKSVQGETGVPEYLPGTTFSYELKVSCSTTQSDVCQEATITDAVPAPFVVKSVSLPGTPQSHFVNHTSGNDVAIEFVQQSQDGDIGLVSGASDLLILVEVEIPSDVTADFAGLISNTAKATALNAPDHQSSADVRLRVDANLAVAATKSAKPSDTMPAAPGLPVEFAIGASNTSNHAVDSLTLTDPGAGSSNLEYLDFAGIGAITAPTGADTVLIEWLDAGGTWTAIGSAGPIPADTSTLFDGIDLDTVKGTRFTFTNSAGKLPITPADGAAAIVLDYVTNDTVKTLPANTPLTVTNVVEGTVTNEGDTATEPAGANVSVLNTPPSVTVAKDFGVTAIMPGDSTTATLRADSTGKPVTSMVITEPGPGGLTLADQGLSFDGFVAEDIEWPAGADSVEITYLYADGSQSAPLAGTDRDAIPSAPSGSTVVGFTVTFTGTIEQGEYAVLPFGVTAQPISGLVDVTSTNTVDATVTDSDGQSANATAADDLTRQAKRVNTTVSKNIIKGELWAAPGSSTLVSLPASVTPNDGTANGSTIGAQSLIVSDPSNPMSAPSQFWNTFDLQEITSVDVPASATMTPEYWDGTAWQPLPGVSPLPVPAGTADWSYTPSAALKEQLQGIRFVFEPAVAGELLEPGFNVLPYFKVQLRDGLRDGTGTTHDATDPVTIPNEARSTVANENAVVPEVTDVADDGIVLKPLRPGTDPDLVDKTWIPEELIAQSDDSSWARLSWGTQDLPLDTVTIADPASVGELDTVATSVYDAFNVTRIAPMTDEWMAFDQLVVERYSDAANDWVPLNICTTAAPCVGTFPGYSFTDAEQLDTIGVRFTFAERADRADVITDPITDPAAGSGVAASGKSRLIDLEMQLRTELRSDASIPVLGTEHDYRYNSGEKGIVTNTVNATGVRGSDTYSTDDADLITILDRPLNVGLTKRFVDYDENIDDLALQPDVGSVGLPQAGTAQSKFPLVTALLTADNATESKVNALKISDPDPTVGVQETFYEDFNLYRIASITQPTGTASTTITLKRAGLPDEVITSLVLAYAQTPTALSTVTGIVVKHDGRIASKATSTLRLEYQLREVSRSGDPVTTTAVPLVNTAIAELESPAATPGTPPTAIASDDMNVVTPDFGLAVGKTINPATRSEVSPQTGYSVALTGKPSGTVRTTHIQLDDATPTFWNAYDFAGFSAITLMRPVEQLRVSVLLDTDFALAGDGTLEVSCAGDSTLDACWTSGSWVTPTGGSRTVTGGQLTNSFGAAFSNADVRGVRFEYRRADDANWERPSNPTVSAGYAVSRRTTLLVGADGGATTLIPTTRPGVAPAPGETQNGHTSNLLSAVATGAWNNSGNNIWTAEASAPAETVLTHLVNSISVTKVHGREDKANPDTKFGTFLPGQTIPYVMDIVNTGAWPMTGFALSDQLTADAAGSLLVEPSQEPDETPVSPYTFVLKNKAGTTLDSSGFSAALDPATGVIAITVPTGFVFQPGASLKISAQLAIRVTPTVAPGTPVTNGISATADRAFETCDFSTNGSRRSPLSNVATCASETTFTPAAAAPLQVTKSVKGVDAGLGGRDDLGVLALKVATASCASPNAADGYYATPCVPITEPGGSERWRMRMKNAGNISATSLSSIDVLPSYKDQGVTVAGPRGSLWAPTFLGDLQTELSGIADAAKAVVTTYYSTTIPNQTCNAADIIASGGTALSPADPCAAEVADRAANLWQPYDNGLDASTLATVKALKFVVTFTDGGAVRPGETVGVNFLTQTAWVAQQAEAAAQGVDPIAWNVVSAASVGDDNGVAVQSSVTQPRRVGVAMATGQLDLAKLVEGAQAGWSAALPSGYPFQLQCTSGGIPVPLVGTDGTTDLSRFSLKADGTVLHYNNGSGKYGNVTLPLNASCSIVEDPTAVGVDVSYSADEITALRHSFAANVANPAFTGTTEVEEITATNTYLLAGFSVTKLVDDGGAVDEDGSAIAYPGPYAFGATCDFLGTEILNETFSLNADGVKEFSDLPTGAVCTVTETARGGSASSSSVFTQTGEDPVETAGHTATFTLTEDDVAAELTNELVMTNTFDIGAVTITKAFAGNGSADWGNEEFTVELSCTLAGAQPSTVFSDTHVLSKTSPSWTVDTLPSGAACSVSENATGGANTSSVSPDSFTVGTDAAAPIAVTVTNTFTTGTLRVTKALAGEPAASLAPATAGEYTVELSCTRDIAGVATAISIPGGAERVITGAGFAEYTGLPSGAECTVSETGLGHAQESTLDPADGTVTIGVNDTVEVEVTNTFLNGSLDISKTVSGGGKAFAAASFDATVSCVWQGAAVPLPNGGAVTLVDGNTVTIDELPLGSVCSIDEADAGQTSWTATPASVTVGDVATAATIDVENVYELAALLVQKTVQTGVGAGTLPTRFGFSAQCTFQGAEVLPLTTFTLNDGESRTFDGLPARAECTVIETDARGADSTVSTVSVVAPTVPPTVDQATSTVVIPELTPGTEPQNTVGFTNLFDSSALVVEKKLEGGAATLGADKSFDVTVSCQLAGEDPWSSTLTLNAANGFSASLGELVVGTECTIAEDSLNGADAVVITPNDGADLTTGTVTIPDAGSTTVTVSNWFLSGSLEVTKSVIGDAAAAYGTGDFGVALSCTLNGQPIEIAGGSARTVSAAQPKALFSGLPSGAECVLSETEDGGAGASRITAADGSTLAADAAAGYAFTVATDPTVLAVDDQPQPALGVENVFNFAALTATKTVDSAVLGADGEPFDYGSFELALQCTFEGAAVTAAEPMTRTIAAGESVTWTGLPEGASCEVTETDSRGAIGTTVTVSQGEPVAETILGRTAVLEPLLAGTEAANTVAFVNEFAAASLTLQKVVDGTAAGTVSRTFPVALSCVLVDEQHPAPGIVVRDVTHEIGGTKKLIVTDDALPAGAECTVTETDTGDATRTSVAVGDKVFDGTSASFTLAAGGTAAATVIVTNTFTAPGSGLVVTGADVGLAAGVAAIILGLGGVLLFVARRRKRGAHAA, encoded by the coding sequence ATGTCCACACCCACTGCACGTTCCAGCGCGCCCGCACACCGGGCACCGCGCCGCCGGCGGGCAAGCCTGCCGTCCTTCGCGGCGGCAATGCTGTCGATTGTGGCGCTCGTCGCCGGAGCCCTCGTCATCACCCCGGCGACCGTCGCCGCCGAGTTGGACGGCACGATCACCGTCGCCAAGTCGGTGCAGGGTGAGACCGGTGTGCCTGAGTACCTTCCAGGCACGACGTTCAGCTACGAACTGAAGGTCTCGTGCTCGACGACCCAGAGCGACGTGTGCCAAGAGGCCACGATCACGGATGCCGTTCCCGCCCCGTTCGTGGTGAAGAGCGTGTCACTCCCCGGGACGCCGCAGAGCCACTTCGTGAACCACACATCGGGCAATGATGTGGCGATCGAGTTCGTGCAGCAGAGCCAGGACGGCGACATCGGGCTCGTCTCCGGCGCATCCGACCTCCTCATCCTGGTCGAGGTCGAGATCCCGAGCGACGTCACCGCCGACTTCGCCGGGCTCATCTCGAACACCGCGAAGGCCACCGCGCTCAACGCGCCAGACCACCAGAGCTCAGCAGACGTCCGGCTGCGCGTCGACGCGAATCTCGCCGTCGCAGCCACGAAGTCCGCGAAGCCGAGCGACACCATGCCGGCCGCGCCCGGACTGCCCGTCGAGTTCGCCATCGGCGCCTCGAACACCTCCAACCACGCCGTCGACAGCCTCACCCTCACCGACCCGGGCGCGGGTTCGAGCAACCTCGAGTACCTCGACTTCGCCGGAATCGGTGCGATCACCGCACCGACGGGCGCTGACACCGTCCTGATCGAGTGGCTGGATGCCGGCGGCACCTGGACCGCCATCGGGTCCGCGGGACCGATCCCGGCCGACACTTCGACCCTGTTCGACGGCATCGACCTCGACACCGTGAAGGGCACGCGATTCACCTTCACCAACTCGGCGGGGAAGCTCCCGATCACCCCGGCCGACGGGGCCGCGGCCATCGTGCTCGACTATGTGACGAACGACACCGTGAAGACCCTGCCGGCCAACACGCCGCTCACCGTCACCAACGTCGTCGAGGGAACCGTGACGAACGAGGGCGACACCGCCACCGAACCTGCCGGCGCGAACGTCAGCGTCCTGAACACGCCGCCGTCCGTCACCGTCGCCAAGGACTTCGGCGTCACAGCGATCATGCCTGGCGACTCCACCACCGCGACCCTCCGCGCCGACAGCACCGGCAAGCCCGTCACCAGCATGGTGATCACCGAGCCGGGACCGGGCGGTCTCACCCTGGCCGACCAGGGCCTCAGCTTCGACGGCTTCGTCGCAGAGGACATCGAGTGGCCGGCCGGAGCCGACAGCGTCGAGATCACCTACCTCTACGCCGACGGCAGCCAGAGCGCCCCGCTGGCCGGAACCGACCGTGACGCCATCCCCTCCGCCCCGAGCGGAAGCACCGTCGTTGGATTCACGGTGACCTTCACCGGCACCATCGAGCAGGGCGAGTACGCCGTGCTGCCATTCGGCGTCACGGCTCAGCCGATCAGCGGCCTCGTCGATGTCACGTCGACGAACACCGTCGACGCGACGGTGACAGACTCCGACGGCCAGAGCGCGAACGCCACAGCGGCCGACGACCTGACCCGCCAGGCCAAGCGCGTCAACACCACGGTCTCCAAGAACATCATCAAGGGAGAGCTCTGGGCCGCGCCCGGTTCCTCGACGCTCGTCTCGCTGCCGGCATCCGTCACTCCCAACGACGGCACCGCGAACGGCTCGACCATCGGGGCGCAGTCCCTCATCGTGAGCGACCCGTCGAACCCGATGTCGGCGCCGAGCCAGTTCTGGAACACCTTCGACCTGCAGGAGATCACCTCGGTCGACGTCCCGGCCAGCGCGACAATGACCCCCGAGTACTGGGACGGCACGGCGTGGCAGCCGCTGCCCGGCGTCAGCCCGCTGCCCGTTCCAGCCGGCACCGCCGACTGGAGCTACACCCCCAGCGCCGCGCTGAAGGAGCAGCTGCAGGGAATCCGCTTCGTGTTCGAGCCCGCCGTCGCCGGCGAGCTGCTCGAGCCCGGCTTCAACGTGCTGCCGTACTTCAAGGTGCAGCTGCGCGACGGACTGCGTGACGGAACCGGCACGACCCACGACGCGACCGATCCCGTGACGATCCCGAACGAGGCCAGGAGCACGGTCGCGAACGAGAACGCCGTTGTTCCCGAGGTGACGGACGTTGCCGACGACGGCATCGTGCTCAAGCCGCTGCGCCCTGGCACCGACCCCGACCTCGTCGACAAGACGTGGATCCCGGAAGAGCTGATCGCGCAGTCCGACGACTCCTCCTGGGCCCGCCTGAGCTGGGGAACCCAGGACCTGCCGCTCGACACCGTCACCATCGCCGACCCGGCCAGCGTCGGCGAGCTCGACACCGTCGCGACCTCCGTCTACGACGCCTTCAACGTGACGCGCATCGCGCCGATGACCGATGAGTGGATGGCGTTCGACCAGCTCGTCGTCGAGCGCTACAGCGACGCCGCGAACGACTGGGTGCCGCTCAACATCTGCACCACCGCGGCACCGTGCGTCGGCACCTTCCCCGGATACAGCTTCACCGATGCTGAGCAGCTCGACACGATCGGGGTGCGCTTCACCTTCGCGGAGCGCGCCGACCGGGCGGATGTCATCACGGACCCGATCACGGATCCGGCCGCCGGCTCCGGCGTCGCGGCATCCGGCAAGAGCCGCCTGATCGACCTCGAGATGCAGCTGCGCACCGAGCTGCGCTCCGATGCGAGCATCCCCGTGCTCGGCACCGAGCACGACTACCGCTACAACTCGGGTGAGAAGGGCATCGTCACGAACACCGTCAACGCAACGGGCGTGCGCGGTTCCGACACGTACAGCACCGACGACGCCGACCTGATCACCATCCTCGACCGCCCGCTGAACGTCGGCCTGACCAAGCGCTTCGTCGACTACGACGAGAACATCGACGACCTCGCTCTCCAGCCGGACGTCGGCTCCGTCGGCCTGCCCCAGGCCGGAACGGCGCAGAGCAAGTTCCCCCTCGTCACGGCGCTGCTCACGGCCGACAACGCGACGGAGAGCAAGGTCAACGCGCTGAAGATCTCCGACCCCGACCCGACCGTCGGCGTGCAGGAGACCTTCTACGAGGACTTCAACCTCTACCGCATCGCCTCGATCACCCAGCCGACCGGCACCGCATCGACGACCATCACGCTCAAGCGCGCCGGCCTGCCGGACGAGGTCATCACCTCGCTCGTCCTGGCGTACGCGCAGACGCCGACCGCGCTGTCGACCGTCACCGGGATCGTCGTCAAGCACGATGGCCGTATCGCGTCCAAGGCAACGTCGACCCTGCGCCTCGAGTACCAGCTGCGCGAGGTGTCGCGCTCGGGTGACCCGGTGACGACGACAGCCGTTCCCCTGGTCAACACGGCCATCGCGGAGCTGGAGAGCCCGGCCGCGACGCCTGGCACCCCGCCGACCGCGATCGCCAGCGACGACATGAACGTCGTCACCCCCGACTTCGGCCTGGCCGTCGGCAAGACGATCAACCCCGCGACGCGCAGTGAGGTCAGCCCGCAGACCGGCTACAGCGTCGCGCTGACCGGCAAGCCGTCCGGAACGGTGCGCACGACGCACATCCAACTGGATGACGCGACGCCGACCTTCTGGAACGCCTACGACTTCGCGGGCTTCTCTGCCATCACCCTGATGCGCCCGGTTGAGCAGCTGCGGGTCTCCGTGCTCCTCGACACCGACTTCGCCCTCGCCGGCGACGGCACGCTCGAGGTGAGCTGTGCTGGAGACAGCACGCTCGACGCCTGCTGGACGAGCGGATCCTGGGTCACGCCGACCGGCGGCAGCCGGACCGTCACGGGCGGCCAGCTGACCAACAGCTTCGGCGCCGCGTTCTCCAATGCCGATGTGCGCGGCGTGCGCTTCGAGTACCGGCGCGCCGACGACGCGAACTGGGAGCGCCCGAGCAACCCGACGGTCTCCGCCGGCTACGCCGTGTCCCGCCGCACGACCCTCCTGGTCGGTGCCGACGGCGGCGCGACGACGCTGATCCCGACGACGCGGCCCGGCGTCGCGCCCGCACCGGGCGAGACCCAGAACGGTCACACCAGCAACCTGCTCTCCGCGGTCGCGACCGGCGCGTGGAACAACAGCGGGAACAACATCTGGACCGCAGAGGCCAGTGCTCCGGCCGAGACCGTGCTGACCCACCTGGTCAACAGCATCTCCGTCACCAAGGTGCACGGCAGGGAAGACAAGGCGAACCCGGACACCAAGTTCGGCACCTTCCTCCCCGGCCAGACGATCCCGTACGTCATGGACATCGTGAACACGGGCGCGTGGCCGATGACCGGCTTCGCGCTGAGCGACCAGCTGACGGCGGATGCCGCAGGCTCGCTGCTCGTTGAGCCCAGCCAGGAGCCGGACGAGACCCCGGTCTCGCCGTACACCTTCGTGCTGAAGAACAAGGCGGGCACCACGCTCGACTCCTCGGGGTTCAGCGCAGCGCTCGACCCGGCCACCGGCGTCATCGCGATCACCGTGCCGACCGGCTTCGTGTTCCAGCCGGGAGCTTCGCTGAAGATCAGCGCACAGCTGGCGATCCGCGTCACCCCGACCGTCGCACCGGGAACCCCGGTCACGAACGGCATCAGTGCGACGGCGGACCGCGCCTTCGAGACCTGTGACTTCTCGACGAACGGCTCGCGCCGTTCGCCGCTCAGCAACGTGGCCACCTGCGCTTCGGAGACGACCTTCACCCCGGCAGCGGCCGCGCCGCTCCAGGTGACCAAGTCGGTCAAGGGCGTCGACGCCGGCCTCGGCGGACGTGACGACCTCGGTGTCCTCGCGCTCAAGGTCGCGACGGCCAGCTGCGCCAGCCCGAACGCCGCGGACGGCTACTACGCGACCCCCTGCGTGCCGATCACCGAGCCCGGCGGCTCCGAGCGGTGGCGCATGCGCATGAAGAACGCCGGAAACATCAGTGCCACCTCGCTGAGCAGCATCGACGTCCTCCCCAGCTACAAGGACCAGGGCGTGACCGTCGCGGGGCCCCGCGGCTCGCTGTGGGCACCGACGTTCCTCGGTGACCTGCAGACCGAGCTCTCCGGTATTGCGGATGCCGCCAAGGCCGTCGTGACGACGTACTACAGCACCACCATCCCGAACCAGACCTGCAACGCGGCCGACATCATCGCCAGCGGTGGCACAGCCCTCAGCCCGGCCGACCCGTGCGCGGCCGAGGTCGCCGACCGTGCCGCGAACCTCTGGCAGCCGTATGACAACGGCCTCGATGCGTCCACCCTCGCGACGGTGAAGGCGCTCAAGTTCGTCGTCACCTTCACCGACGGCGGAGCCGTGCGCCCGGGCGAGACCGTCGGCGTCAACTTCCTGACCCAGACCGCGTGGGTCGCCCAGCAGGCCGAGGCAGCGGCGCAGGGCGTCGACCCGATTGCCTGGAACGTCGTGTCAGCGGCATCCGTCGGCGACGACAACGGTGTTGCGGTGCAGAGCTCCGTGACCCAGCCGCGTCGCGTCGGCGTCGCCATGGCCACGGGCCAGCTCGACCTCGCCAAGCTCGTCGAGGGCGCGCAGGCCGGGTGGAGCGCGGCGCTGCCGAGCGGGTACCCGTTCCAGTTGCAGTGCACCTCTGGCGGCATCCCCGTCCCCCTCGTCGGCACCGACGGCACGACCGACCTCAGCCGCTTCTCGCTGAAGGCCGACGGCACCGTGCTGCACTACAACAACGGCAGCGGCAAGTACGGCAACGTCACGCTCCCGTTGAACGCGAGCTGCTCGATCGTCGAGGACCCGACGGCAGTGGGCGTCGACGTGAGCTACTCGGCCGACGAGATCACGGCGCTGCGCCACTCCTTCGCCGCCAACGTCGCCAACCCCGCGTTCACCGGAACCACCGAGGTGGAGGAGATCACGGCGACGAACACCTACCTGCTCGCCGGCTTCTCCGTGACCAAGCTGGTGGATGACGGCGGCGCGGTCGACGAGGACGGCTCGGCGATCGCCTACCCCGGGCCCTACGCCTTCGGCGCCACGTGCGACTTCCTCGGCACCGAGATCCTCAACGAGACGTTCAGCCTGAACGCCGACGGGGTCAAGGAGTTCAGTGACCTGCCGACCGGAGCCGTGTGCACGGTCACCGAGACGGCGAGGGGTGGTTCGGCATCCAGCAGCTCCGTCTTCACCCAGACCGGTGAGGACCCGGTGGAGACCGCCGGCCACACGGCCACCTTCACCCTGACCGAGGACGACGTCGCCGCCGAGCTCACGAACGAGCTCGTCATGACGAACACCTTCGACATCGGTGCGGTGACGATCACCAAGGCGTTCGCCGGGAACGGCTCGGCCGACTGGGGCAACGAGGAGTTCACGGTTGAGCTCAGCTGTACCCTCGCCGGTGCCCAGCCGAGCACGGTCTTCTCCGACACCCACGTGCTGAGCAAGACGTCCCCGAGCTGGACGGTCGACACCCTCCCGAGCGGCGCCGCGTGTTCCGTGAGCGAGAACGCGACCGGCGGAGCGAACACCAGCAGCGTCTCGCCCGACAGCTTCACCGTCGGCACCGACGCAGCGGCACCCATCGCGGTGACGGTGACGAACACCTTCACCACCGGTACGCTGCGGGTCACCAAGGCGCTCGCAGGCGAGCCGGCCGCATCGCTGGCCCCGGCAACCGCCGGTGAGTACACCGTCGAGCTCTCCTGCACGCGGGACATCGCTGGCGTTGCGACGGCGATCAGCATCCCGGGCGGCGCAGAACGCGTGATCACCGGCGCCGGATTCGCCGAGTACACCGGGCTGCCGAGCGGCGCGGAGTGCACGGTCAGTGAGACGGGCCTCGGCCACGCCCAGGAGTCGACCCTCGACCCCGCGGACGGCACCGTTACGATCGGCGTCAACGACACCGTCGAGGTCGAGGTCACCAACACCTTCCTCAACGGATCGCTCGACATCAGCAAGACGGTGAGCGGTGGCGGAAAGGCGTTCGCGGCCGCGAGCTTCGACGCGACGGTCAGCTGTGTCTGGCAGGGTGCAGCTGTGCCGCTGCCGAACGGCGGCGCGGTCACCCTCGTTGACGGCAACACCGTGACGATCGACGAGCTGCCGCTCGGCAGCGTGTGCTCGATCGATGAGGCGGATGCCGGCCAGACCTCGTGGACGGCCACCCCGGCATCCGTGACAGTCGGCGACGTCGCCACCGCGGCGACGATCGACGTCGAGAACGTGTACGAGCTGGCCGCCCTGCTCGTGCAGAAGACCGTGCAGACGGGTGTCGGAGCCGGAACGCTTCCGACCCGCTTCGGCTTCAGCGCGCAGTGCACCTTCCAGGGCGCCGAGGTGCTGCCGCTCACGACGTTCACCCTGAACGACGGCGAGTCGCGCACCTTCGACGGCCTCCCGGCCCGCGCCGAGTGCACGGTCATCGAGACCGATGCGCGCGGCGCCGACAGCACCGTCAGCACGGTGAGCGTCGTCGCCCCCACCGTCCCGCCGACGGTCGACCAGGCGACGAGCACCGTCGTCATCCCCGAGCTGACTCCGGGAACCGAGCCGCAGAACACCGTCGGCTTCACCAACCTGTTCGACTCCTCTGCGCTCGTCGTCGAGAAGAAGCTCGAGGGTGGGGCGGCAACGCTCGGCGCCGACAAGAGCTTCGACGTCACCGTCAGCTGCCAGCTGGCCGGCGAGGACCCCTGGTCGAGCACGCTCACGCTGAACGCCGCCAACGGCTTCAGCGCGAGCCTCGGCGAACTCGTCGTCGGCACGGAGTGCACCATCGCGGAGGACTCGCTGAACGGGGCGGACGCCGTGGTGATCACGCCGAACGACGGTGCCGACCTCACCACCGGAACGGTGACCATCCCGGATGCCGGCAGCACGACCGTCACCGTGAGCAACTGGTTCCTCAGCGGCTCGCTCGAGGTCACCAAGTCGGTGATCGGCGATGCCGCAGCGGCATACGGGACCGGCGACTTCGGCGTCGCGCTCTCGTGCACGCTGAACGGTCAGCCGATCGAGATCGCCGGGGGCAGCGCCCGCACGGTGAGCGCCGCCCAGCCGAAGGCACTCTTCAGCGGGCTGCCGAGCGGCGCGGAGTGTGTGCTCAGCGAGACCGAGGACGGCGGAGCCGGCGCGAGCCGGATCACCGCGGCCGACGGCAGCACCCTCGCGGCCGACGCCGCAGCGGGCTACGCCTTCACGGTGGCGACCGACCCGACGGTGCTGGCGGTTGACGACCAGCCGCAGCCCGCGCTCGGGGTCGAGAACGTCTTCAACTTCGCCGCACTCACGGCGACGAAGACCGTCGACTCCGCGGTGCTCGGCGCCGACGGCGAGCCGTTCGACTACGGCTCGTTCGAGCTGGCGCTGCAGTGCACCTTCGAGGGAGCGGCCGTCACGGCTGCCGAGCCGATGACGCGCACCATCGCGGCCGGCGAGAGCGTCACCTGGACCGGGCTGCCGGAGGGCGCATCGTGCGAGGTCACCGAGACGGATAGCAGGGGCGCCATCGGCACGACGGTGACCGTCAGCCAGGGCGAGCCCGTTGCCGAGACGATTCTCGGGCGCACCGCAGTGCTGGAGCCCCTGCTCGCCGGCACCGAGGCGGCGAACACGGTGGCATTCGTGAACGAGTTCGCCGCGGCATCCCTCACGCTGCAGAAGGTCGTCGACGGCACGGCGGCCGGCACCGTGTCGCGCACCTTCCCCGTCGCGCTCTCCTGCGTGCTGGTCGACGAGCAGCACCCGGCTCCCGGCATCGTCGTCCGCGATGTGACGCACGAGATCGGTGGCACGAAGAAGCTCATCGTCACGGATGACGCGCTGCCGGCCGGCGCGGAGTGCACCGTCACGGAGACGGACACCGGCGACGCGACGCGCACCTCGGTGGCCGTCGGCGACAAGGTCTTCGACGGCACCTCCGCAAGCTTCACGCTCGCGGCAGGGGGAACCGCCGCCGCGACCGTGATCGTCACGAACACCTTCACGGCTCCGGGCAGCGGCCTGGTCGTGACCGGTGCGGACGTCGGCCTCGCCGCAGGCGTCGCAGCGATCATCCTCGGGCTCGGCGGAGTGCTGCTGTTCGTCGCGCGCCGCCGCAAGCGTGGAGCACACGCGGCATAG
- a CDS encoding AAA family ATPase, with protein MQSIARADNLALSATRGRVYGPLSCEIGNGLTVVSGEAGSGRTSLLLTLAGRMKQSEGELTVLGHALPRRARAVQKATAIAGFHDIDALEESVTVAAAIRERQAWLAPWYAIVPRVDDAAVRRVCLPVFGAPGEPGATPMPPADTVIWDLDETQTALLRVTLAMLAAPRVFFFDQVEQLQAPEARAALWARLDALSRGTASRQPIAVVASVAAPDTAIWAELSIAPTVIDIAESGPAARSERDDAPVSLDDLILERA; from the coding sequence GTGCAGTCGATAGCGCGGGCAGACAATCTCGCCCTCAGTGCAACACGCGGCCGGGTCTACGGACCCCTCAGCTGCGAGATCGGCAACGGGCTCACCGTTGTCAGCGGCGAAGCGGGGAGCGGCCGCACCAGCCTGCTGCTCACCCTCGCGGGGCGCATGAAGCAGAGCGAGGGCGAGCTCACTGTGCTCGGCCACGCGCTGCCGCGCCGGGCCCGCGCCGTACAGAAGGCGACGGCCATCGCCGGTTTCCACGACATCGACGCCCTCGAGGAGTCGGTGACGGTCGCCGCGGCGATCCGTGAGCGGCAGGCCTGGCTGGCCCCGTGGTACGCGATCGTGCCGCGGGTGGATGACGCCGCCGTGCGCCGCGTCTGCCTGCCCGTCTTCGGCGCCCCCGGCGAACCGGGCGCAACGCCGATGCCGCCGGCCGACACCGTGATCTGGGATCTCGACGAGACTCAGACCGCGCTGCTCCGCGTCACCCTGGCGATGCTCGCCGCCCCCCGCGTCTTCTTCTTCGACCAGGTCGAGCAGCTGCAGGCGCCGGAGGCGCGCGCCGCCCTCTGGGCGCGCCTGGACGCGCTCAGCCGCGGCACGGCCAGCCGGCAGCCCATCGCGGTCGTGGCATCCGTCGCCGCCCCTGACACCGCGATTTGGGCCGAGCTCAGCATCGCCCCCACCGTCATCGACATCGCAGAGAGCGGCCCCGCCGCTCGCAGCGAGCGCGACGACGCCCCCGTATCCCTCGACGACCTCATCTTGGAGCGTGCCTGA